Below is a genomic region from Lineus longissimus chromosome 4, tnLinLong1.2, whole genome shotgun sequence.
CACCTTTTAGAAAACCCCGTGTCAAACCCGTGTTTAAATTAGACAATGGGGGTGCACGGGTCTATTTAAGTACGGCAATTCAAAGGTGGAAGCACAAAAAACACGGGGATTTACTAGGTGGAAGCGCAACTATTGATAACACACGTGGATCAATTTCATGTGGTCAAATCTAGTTTGTGCGAGAATTTGGAAATATCAAGGGGGTTCATTGCTTAGTGAACGACTTGGAGCCTTTTGAAAGTTCCTTCAAGACGCAAAGCAGATAAAAACTTCGTATTCTGAATAGAAATCGTGAAAATTTAGTGTTTTTCGAATAAAGCGGCGAAAAATTTGTACAGTACCATGAAGTCCCTTTAACTGCGCATCTGACTGAATGACCTTGTCACCTTTTATGACTATTGACTCAATGACATGTTGTAGCTAGCAGGCTATTTGTACAGCTACAGTAATAGGAAAAGCTATTGTAAACATTTATGCTAATAATCGAGATGGTAGTAATAACTAGCAAGTAGTGGAATAAATATGCCATCAACTTAACAACACTATACGAAAGGCAATTTGCAAGTCAGCAAATTCATGATGAGTAAGTATAAATGGAAACGCATCATACTACTTAGTCTTCCCAATAAAACCCGACCACTCACCGTACCAGCATCACTCCAGCGACCAAGACAAGGCCAACCTCTCACAAAACATAGATCCCAATTTCCTTTTTTAAAGCTCTCCATTTTTATAAACAACGAGGCGCTATTTTCTATCATGAGGATAGTTTTGATGCTGGGTTTGGTAACCCTCGTTCTGGGCCAGAGCCAGGAAAGAGGCTTCTCGAAGACGGAGAAGCAGTTGATGCTGGATTTATTCAACTTCTTTCGCAATAAAGTTGCCCTTGGAAAGGAGCCGAGGCAGCCCGCTTCTAGATACATGTTGGCCATGGTATGTTTGTTTTTACTCAtccaaagtacattgtattctaTATTTTGCTTTTGATTTCTTTTAATTTAATCGCattactgaatattgttttataTGATTGAATTTTGTTCCATCGGCACATTTACGAAAGTCAAACTGACTGGTTAACAGTCTGCTGACACTGTGTTCAATGTTGAGGTAAACACAGTCGAATCTTCGGGACCAACAAACTCGTTCCGGTACAAGACGAATTGAGTGTCGAAAGTATCAAGAAATGATCTTTCTTTCAAAGACAAAGCCAACAAGCTTCAGAGATGTGTTGCTTTTGCGGGGAAGggatggcgggggggggggggggaaatccCGTGCCCGCTCCGTTATAGATGTCTTTAAAAATGTGTGATCATTATTTTGCCAAGAAGAGGCATTTTACCCCCGCCCCTCCGAAATGCTACATGATTGACCTACGGATatgattgaaaaaaatggaTTGTGACTTACTCGGGCAAAAATATACACTCACTGGCATTTATTGCTTTGAGAGACCTGTTGATTTTTCCCCATTTTTCCTAAAGGAATATGATGACAGACTTCAAAAAACTGCCCAGGCCTGGGCGGACAAATGTAAGCCAGAACACAGTCATGGCGACCAGAGAAACATCGCACCCTTTGGTGAACTCGGAGAGAGCTTGAGTGGAGGTCCCATCATGGCCATCAAGAATGGAtttgaaaggtacatgtacagtgtaggCAGGAACCTTTTATCGTTTCATCTTCTTactttttatcattttatctTGACCCATCAAGTGATCCATCGCAGGGCAGGAATGAAAAATTATACAATCCATGGCAACTGGAAGCCGAATTGAGCATTTGCATCGCAGCACTGGTTTCCAGGAGTGCTTTTTTGCATTACAGAATATTGCCCTATGCGTCATCATGGTTATCATATCATGGGTGCGCGTCCGCCTCAAGCAATGGTATTTACATGTGAACATGATACACGTATGTCATGCTAACTGCCGGTAGTCCTTTCATCAAAtgctctcatttctccaaacaCAGGGCCTTCCTTACATGGTATGGTGAAGAACCccactatacatttgatacacgTGCGTGTAAAGGCATACCAGCGTGTGGACATTATATGCAGGTAATTGAAAACAAgataatttgaattttttaaaggaaGTATTTTGCTGAGATTCCAAGGATGGGTCGTTTGTTACAACCAACGAATCTGCAAATATTAAGTAGCCGCGAAAATTTAGCTGTTAACTGTGCAACAACAATGCAAGCTAAACACTTAAAATCATACCAATCTTTACTCGCATCGACTTTTTTGCAATCATCCACGTTTTTAACGTTTTCAGATTGTTTGGGCAAACTCCACGAGGATGGGCTGTGGTTTCAACAGGTGTCCTGGAAAGGCACCAGTCATTTTCTGCCACTTTGGGCCCAGGTGAGAAATGTAGGACACTCTATTGAATCACATTTTCAGTCATGTATGATTGAAGATCTCACATTTCAGGCAATCCGAAGACTGTAACGTCTAAGCAATGATAGATTAGTATCTCCTTGGTCTAATGTTTAATCAACTGCTTCTACAGAGAAAGGTTTCGTTGTTCGTTCTTATCGATATCGTCATCGTGGAAGCGACACAAAAAAACCTTCATCACACAATACTTCTTTTAGCTATTCTTACCTTTTGTTGTCGTTTCTAACAAAATGTTCCTTGGAAGAGTTATCATTCTATTACATAAACATGGTTCTCCTTATCGAATTTAAGTGGAAACGCCCAATATTACAAGGATGCCAAGGTAATGTGGCCATACGTTAAAGGATCAGCATCAGACGCCTGTAAACATTGCCCTCAAGGATACGGATTCTGCATGGGAGACGCGCTCTGTGGTAAGTATCAAGCTAGTGACGATTCCGTGGAGTCCGTTTGGAGAGAAGTCAAATTGCTCATGATGacaatttcagtttcaaagttttattgaacAGCACAATTTACCAAGATCTCCAACAATGATAGAAAAAATACGTAGTCAGAGTATTTAAAACCTGGCGCTGAAAAGAGAGCATTGAATTTTCAAAGATACAAGTCACGGGACCCCTAGAAGATGTACCTACTAAATGACAACTAGAACACCTGCAGCGCCCAAACCATGAGCACGCATTAGGGTTGaactgaaaaaaggaaaaatgtcTTCAGTATTAGGTATTCATGCCAAACATTTTTCTTTCAGCTTCAGCGGAGGAGTGCAGAGGTCAACAGTGCAGTATGTATCCCTCCGCTTTTTCACTTGAAAAATCTCTCAAATATCCACATGTGACTGGCCTGGCTGGCCATCGATACAGCACGGTTAGTCATAGTTCGCAAATGGAAAGAAGGGCTTCTTAATATCCGGCACCAATTATTCATCGTAAGAGTCCGCAGTGTGAGCTCGTCCTTAGTGCTATATTTCAATGTTCTTGTCATTTTCAGGGTGCACACTGACCTCTTGCAGTAATGGTGGACAGTTAGACAGCGGGTCCTGTAAATGCAAATGCCCGTCTGGCTGGGAGGGTGCCACCTGCAACGGTAAGCCGCTGCAGAAGGAGGAACACCAGCTTCCCTATGTGCGGTGGGCTGGTGTCCTCTGTCACCTCTGTGGTGGTGTTACCTACACTTGTGGAGTCTGGTAGAGCTTCAACAATGTGTACATTTCCTGTTAAGTACATCTCTGTGTACATCTGATCCAGCGTTCCTACCGGGAACTATCAGGTTCTACTGAATGCCAAGATGGCGCCCGGCCTACTCACACGAACATTGCTCAATCAATGTTTGCGTCTCAGTGTCCAGCCTGCCTTAGTAGCATCAGAGAGGGGCCCAGGTCAGACACAGGTCAAACAGCAGAGAGTATGTAGCTCCTTCAAAATTCTTTGATGGCTGGGCCACTACCGGGACCACCGATACGAATCTCACTTCTCGTTGATGATAAATAAATGTTGGGGATAACGCTGTTTTGAACACGTTTGAATTGAACAACCACCGTACTCCGGTCGATTGACAATATATATCTGATGAAATCTTTTAGACTTAACGATTATTCTTTACAGTCCGATGTGCAGATCACGATTCGAGGCTTTGTGCCGATGAACCAGGCTCATGTAAATACGACAGCGGGAGGAAGCAATGGGCACTAGAAGCTTGTAGAAAGTCTTGTGGATTCTGTGGTAAGCACTTTTCACAGCGATAGCTGAATCTACTGTGAGAGTCTTATTCAGAAGTTTCCAAGTGCTTGTTGCTGGGCTgttgttgtaaaatgtttgctggGGACGTCCTTTCTATCAAAGGTTTCAACATGGATTATAAAACAGACTTCTACCCTGCGTCAGAGGCGATTTAAAACTTCAGAAGTGTTGGACTTCTGTGCGTATTCTCCTGAGCTAGATTTCATTTTCACCTGCCATCATGATCACACTTTGATATCACGCGTATATTCTACTCTTATAGGCGTATATAATGTCAAGAACATAGGGAACGCTCCAAACAAAGATGGCGTCATCTCAAGGGTTCTCAAGAAACAACCAGGTGGGTAAAAGCCGGTCCGATCGACAAATAATGGAGGTGCGCCCAAAAATCTTGTCATTCACAAAGTTGTGCTGGTCTATGTACAGGATTGCGTTAGTCAATCCACGAATTCATAGTCAGCTGATCATGATAAATCGAGGATTCATCACATTGGAATCAGATCCGTTCGTTTTACAAAACAAGTTGTCCACTAGCTACATGTAGCGTCAACTTAAATAACAGATCGATTTGAAAGGAAGCGCTTTGAGTAGGAATAAAAACCATGCACGATAGACTTTAAAACAATAACTTATGACAATTTACATTTCAGGTGGAATATTCAACCGAAAAAGAGGTAAGTGCTTCATGCTAAATTTTTTGTTCCTTTGAAATGAAAGGATGAACATACGGAAGATAAAAAACAGAATTAGTAATAGAAcagtttttcatttctttgctaATGGCacccattttggattctggcggccattttgaatttgacgtAATATCTAGCGTGACAGAAGGCTTTGCAATGATTTTCAAAAGATGAAAATGGAAATGGCCAAAATACCTTTAAAGGTGAACCTTGATTGGGAAAAAATGAGAGTTTTCCGCACTGGCTGGGATGTGTCTATGATAAAAACACCGTACTGACATTATCATGATTAAatcttatgatttttttttctttagggAACTGCAAGGACGACAAAGGGGAAGAGATGTGCGGCGTGTGGGCTGACCAGGATAAGTGCAACGAAAGGACGGTCAGAGTAGCATGTAGAGGGACCTGTTTTGCCTGCGGAAGCTTACACAAGGGTTAGTGAAATATTGTCCGCCAGCGCTCCAAGTTTGTTAGCGACACCAGATTGTCCTatagtcatgacgtcatgtttcgGCTTTGTGTCTATTTCTTAGTTATTAGTCAGACCGGTCTGACTGAGATTGGTGGGACTAAAATACATAAATGTAGCATACTTCTCCTAGTCAGAAGTAGTAAATTCTGACTACGTTAGTACCTGGATTTGATCCTTCTATTAAAAATTTTCAGGCAAATGCAAGGACCGTATCGATGCGAAAAAATGCAAGTATTATGCAGACCACGGCTGGTGCGAGGATAAGAAATATAAGAACATGTTGGCGAAGGATTGCGCGAGCACCTGTAACATGTGTGGCGAGTACATCCCAGTCAAGACAGGGGGAAGTAAGTACGAACATGTCactcacatcacatcacatcaggCGTTTTAACTGCGTCCTGATGCGTATTTCACgttctgcatgtacatgtacgtctctAAACAATAAGTGTCTACGGGAAATATAGTACGGACGTTCACTATACACTATTCATTTCCTCAAAGCTACAATGAATAAGAAAAGAATAAAATACATAACGGGAAATTACCGGGATGGAAGAACATACGCATTGCTACCACACGCTGTCGGAGCTGAGACTCCCGGTTCCTCCCAGAGTTAAATTTTTAGCTGACACGCTGCAATCCTCGAATACTCTGGGCGGACGAAACACTTTGAGTGTAAGTTGTATGACAAGTCGGACTCGAAATTAAAGTTTACATGAAAATTAATCTCAAAAACATACTGCTCCTGTTTCAGAGCAGAAGTGTAAAAACCTTCTCGGTGATGATGTCGCCTGCGCCAGGTATAAGGAACAGTACGGTTATTGTGAGAAGAGGACAGAGTGGATGCGAGTCAACTGTGCCGCCACCTGTAACATCTGCCCGGGTAAGTTATTCCAAAGATCTGTTCCATCGAAATCACAGGAACTATTCTCCAAACCGGTCGAGTATCTAGAGCATTTACTCTCGTTACGGAGCTTAGCATAACCATCCCAACGGACTATTTAGTAACGTCATCAGAGGAACATCACAATTTAATCAGATTTCGAAATCAAGATCAGATACATTTATTGTCAATTTCTTCCTATTTACTTCCAGATCTAAAAAAAGGTAACTGTAAGAACATTGCGGACGACACCCGTTGTGATAAGTACGCAGCCCGTGGGATGTGCAAGGGAGATAGGGGTGCCTGGACGCGGGAGAACTGTCCATCCTCATGCAACACATGTCCTTGATCAGACAAACACTTGACCGATCACAGTGGACATCAGAAGCTGTTTTATAGTTTGACGCTTTGTACAAAATACTTACTGGGATTTCAGAATCGCAGAGGGGAAAATACCTCTCACTTTTTCATCAGGCTTAGAGTTTAGACATTTCAGTACAAGCAGTAACTAGTCTTTCATCACCCATTTGGTTGGGAGAAATAAGACAACACCCTGGCTTGCGGCCTCGGGCGATATCACATTTATCCATATTTGCCTCGACAAAGGGCTACATCTGATAATCATGTTGTTGTCCTGCAAACACGGTGGTGAAAACATACtgttgcaatacatgtacatgtatatcaaaaccTATGGCTTTTCTTCACTATCTTTATCATCACATGCCGCGGATGGAGCACAGGGTGGGTGTCAAATAGATACACCAGCCCTTGTCACTCTATGGTCGTGGGTTTGTCACATCGATCATGGGTCGGTCGGTTTACCCAAAGTAAGAGCGGCTTTCCCCGGTCCTGCAGTATGCAGCAGTCAGTCTAGCTCTACTGGAGTGAGTCAATGGTAACCATGCCCAGGCTGTCGACACAACTTCCCTCAGTACAGTTTTCCATTGACAAGGCGTTCCCAATCTTATAACAATTTGCCACGAGATGGCGCAGAAGAGTTGTTCCGCAATTTTTAACAGTTAGCCAAAAAGGCACGAGATGTCGCGACAGAGGTGTCAGGAGGTGggcccaatacgcaatttttaTACCTGTTTAATTAATTCTGATTGCAGCTATTCATGCTCACCTACCTAATCCCCACACCCGTTTAAGTAATTCTGACTGTGGCTATTCATGCTGACCTACCTAATTCCCATATCCGTTTTAGCAATTCTGACTGTGACTATTCATGTTCATCTGCTAGATATGTATTTGTGCTCCTAGTGTGGCATTGATTTCTCGATCACCAAAACAAGTTCACATGTACGCCTGACAGGTGTCTCCACTACTGCACTCAATAGGCTCTTCGACCCCGCCTGGTGTATATCGCTTCTGAGTGAGGGTTTCTCCTCAGTGTTGACGTATAGGAACGCTGAAAGATCGGATATTGCGATTTTCAAGTTGCTGTTTACTTTTTACACCGAATATTAAACTTTTAATGCAAGCTGCATGGAATTTTCGGCAAAAAAGCTAACATCGTTCATATTGTAGTGTAGGCCGAATTTTACCAACTCAGTACAGATACTTATAGGTCTAGCAGGTATCGGGTTTTGATAACCCTTAAACTTTAGAATGGTTTTTTCACGACCACCGGATAAAACGTATACGGTTGACAACAAATATTGAAGGTGGTTAATGTCATGAACTGAAGCTAATAATTTACCGGTAGTAATGTCAATACAGTCCGTGTATGATATCACTTCAAGTCCAACAATGAAATGCATACACACTGCACAATGAATACAGAACAACACCCTCAGTAATGTTCTGGTCCATTGAAATTATTGTCATCTTTACGAATAACGAAAGAGAAGCCGTTGTATTACGTCTTTCGTTCATTTCGGCTCCGAGGCGGATCTATCATGCATTTCGAGAAGGATCCTGACGAACCAGGCTTTTGTATCAGATTTTTCTGAAGATATTAGAAGAAAGTCTTTGGAAAACATATGTGGTCGAGATGTTCGGATCCGGAATATCTTGTTTCCAGGGCCTGGTCAACTACCTGTATATTGATTAAGTTTCAAGAGTGTAAAGTGATACGTGGGGACCGTCAATAGGAGATTCCACTTGGGCTCAACTGCCACCTGGATTCGAAGAGAATATCGGCGAACCCGGCCGTCATCACAACCGAGATGTTCCATTCTGCATTGTACTTGTTGTAAAACTAGAGTAGTTTTAAAGAGCACTTGATCGAAATGTTGAAAGAGGGGCCATGTGCAGAAAAAAGATACGTTCGATTTTCTGTTTCCACCTGGACACGGAGATTCAACGTTatctgatttttttaaatggcaCATTTGTTTACATGCGTGTTCTCGATATTTTCAAACCCGAACTTTCTTTATCTACAAGTATAAATGTGTATTCATGCTCTCATTGAAATCTCTCGAAAATTGATAAGTACTGACAATGTAATTCTGACTGCCATCATCGCCTGCTTAATACCCATACCCGCTTCAACTCCCACAGTTGTCTATGATATTCACCTACTAAATTCTGTACCCGTTTAATCAACTTTGACTGCATTCATTTATGTTCGCCAACATAATTCCCATCCCCGTTTAATTAATTCTGACCGCAATTATTAATGTCACAGATCCAAGTTTCTGATTTTGTACTGAGCTTCATCCCTGCTCCGTATTTTCATCGGTTAATCTTCGATGCCCAATACAAATCTATTCACATAGCGGGTAACGGTAATCTGTCTCAACGTGATTTAATTGTGTTTACAAGTACACGTAAGTTGTACTTTTCGATGGCTTTTCTAACTTTTTAAACTCTCAACCAACAATGCGTGTGGTTGCACGATCATTTGTCCCGATGGCCTCTGCCCAGCCGCCACAGGCAGTCCACAAGTGCACACCTTTATTTTAATGTCATCCTGTGTCTCTTTTGTAAAATTCGATGCGTCTTCAAACCGTTTTAAACATTTATTGACGACACGGTTGGTTCTCAGGGTCCGGAACGTCCTCAGGTGTTTTGGACCGTTGTGTGCGTTGTGACAGCTCGACTGAGACCGCACCAGTGATTAGGCCCTTTAAAACCGACCCAGGTGCGCTCCAGACTTGCTGGCGTCGCCGGTTTACACAAGAAGTCGTGTGTAAACATTGTAAGACGAATTCCATAGCATTATTCACGGCTCAAAGTGGTTTTGTACACACAATGACAATTGAGATTGTGTCGCAGGATTTGATTGGTTAAAGCCGTCTCAGGTTGACACCCGATGAATGAGATGTTGGTGGTTTTACGACTGTGTCGGTATGTCTGCGGTTTGGCTCAACAACGTTGAACATGTGAAGGTGGAGCGATGCCGAGGACACGACGTGGTCTGGCTGGGACAAACTCACCCTTGCGTAAAATCGTAGACGCTTATCTTACCTTTGGTCACTTAATTTGATTTGTATTATTTTTATCAAGATCGCACTGATTTTCTGGTGGCCACTGATGCTTGGTCAGCAGGAACTGAGTGGTCATAGCCGTGATGTCCACTTGAGACAAACCGGACATGGCTTTTTGACAGAGCACTGACATTATCAAGTACTTAGCACCAGGTCAATGTGTTCTTTTGACTTTTGCTTTCGACGAGTTTCGGTTTTACTGGTTTTGCTGCAAAGGGCTTCACTGCAAGGGATGGCGCACGACACAAAACATATAGAATTTCAGGAAAAGAGTTTGTGTCTGTTAATAACACTGATGAGAGTGCTCGAAGAGATAGTATCAATGGTGTATCGAATGTATTAGATATATACTACTTTAAAACAAATATTGAGAAGATTCGATGCTGAAGTCCCtccttttgaaaaattttctgaaataattttCGTGCCGTTTGCCACGGATAAACCTGGAGATCATAACAGGCAGTGCTAGTGAGATCTACGGGGAGGAGGAGTCCGCCAAACACTAAAATTGATGTATTTTGCCTCTTTATCTGGCATGTCATGTATAAATATACGCCGGCTTTACGTCTCCTGCAAAGACTGAGGACGCAGAAGTCGAAGCAGAATGACCTATCCAAGAACGCACACTCATGCTACGTCATGTGAATGTGATGCGTCCGGTCATGTGAGGTATGGAAGGATGCAGCAGTCGAAGTAAAGATATCTGTCCAAGAACACACACTTATACCAGTACAAGTGCCAAGTGATGTGATGCGTCCGGCCGCGTCGGGTATCGAAGCCGAGTGCGACTAAACATAACGCGATTTGACAGGATTACAAATTATCATGACACGAGGTTCGACCCGGAAGTTGTCAAAATAAAGTCAATATTGATCGAGGCAGCGGCTAAATCCACTACCTAGGGCGTTGTGTTGGACATACAAGGGTGGGTCCGATGATGGATGCAGGATAACGTATAGGCATGTGCATTTTTTACCATCACGGTTTAAGAGATTTaaccatttttcacttttcacaTGAAGATGAGTACGAAGGGTTTATTCATGTACATGGAAGCTAGAGGGGGAGCCTATGAGGGCTGCGTTCTCATTAAAGTTGATGCATTAACATTTTATACCGGCCTACAGCATTCTTGTCTATTCCGCACTGACTATGACCGGAAGACAGGGCGACAGTGACCAAATGAATCGACGGAATAtaagtacacgtacatgtattaacaCGTTTTATACCGAACGGTACGACATTGACAATGTACAGTGCAAATACTATACTGTAGTTTCAAAACATCGATGTCTCACAGGCCAGCAGTCGTCACCCTTAGCTGTCATTTGGGTTAGACGTGAATCGAATTTGTTTCATGGGTGATtagttttcaattcaaatagtACAGATTGCACGTGTAGCAGTCATTTGTCAGTCGGTTTCAATGCATCAATTTATATAGGGAGCATATCGCCTTGCCCCCTCCCTC
It encodes:
- the LOC135486371 gene encoding protein jagged-1b-like → MRIVLMLGLVTLVLGQSQERGFSKTEKQLMLDLFNFFRNKVALGKEPRQPASRYMLAMEYDDRLQKTAQAWADKCKPEHSHGDQRNIAPFGELGESLSGGPIMAIKNGFERAFLTWYGEEPHYTFDTRACKGIPACGHYMQIVWANSTRMGCGFNRCPGKAPVIFCHFGPSGNAQYYKDAKVMWPYVKGSASDACKHCPQGYGFCMGDALCASAEECRGQQCRCTLTSCSNGGQLDSGSCKCKCPSGWEGATCNVRCADHDSRLCADEPGSCKYDSGRKQWALEACRKSCGFCGVYNVKNIGNAPNKDGVISRVLKKQPGGIFNRKRGNCKDDKGEEMCGVWADQDKCNERTVRVACRGTCFACGSLHKGKCKDRIDAKKCKYYADHGWCEDKKYKNMLAKDCASTCNMCGEYIPVKTGGKQKCKNLLGDDVACARYKEQYGYCEKRTEWMRVNCAATCNICPDLKKGNCKNIADDTRCDKYAARGMCKGDRGAWTRENCPSSCNTCP